The stretch of DNA CTGAACTCCCGCGTTCGAGGGAGAACAATACTCAGATCGTCTCCAGCGCCTGCTCGAAATCGGCGATCAGATCGTCCGGATCCTCCACCCCGATCGAGATACGGACGAGGTTATCCGTAATCCCCAGCGCCTGCTTGCGCGCATCCGGCACCGACAGATGCGTCATCCCCGCCGGATGGCTCGCCAACGTCTCCGTCCCGCCAAGCGACACCGCCAGCTTGGCGATCATCAAGGCATCGAGGAACGCGAAGCTCTCGCGCTCGCCGCCCTTGAGGTACAGCGAGAAGGTCGAACCACCCCCGGTGCAATGACGGCGATAGATGTCCGCCTGACGCTCCATGCCGGGCTCGTCCTCGAGAAAGCCGAGATAGGCGACGCGCTCGACCTTCGGATGATGCCGCAGGAAGCCGCAGACCTTCGCGGCATTCTCGCCCGCGCGGCTCATCCGCAGTTCCAAAGTCTCCAACGATCGCAGCAACATCCACGCGGTATTCGGATCGGTGATCGTCCCGATCGTGTTGCGCATCGTCCGGATCGTGTTGATATGCTCCTTCGTACCGAGCACGCCGCCAGCGACGAGATCCGAATGCCCGCCGACATATTTCGTCAGCGAGTACACGACGATATCCGCGCCGTGCTTGAGAGGCTGGAACCACAGCGGTCCCAGGAAGGTGTTGTCGATCGCGATCGGGGGCTTCTCACCCTTGAAGATCGCGTCACGGCTGGCGGCGACTGCCTCGACGTCAACCAGCGCGTTGGTCGGGTTCGCAGGGCTTTCCAGATAGATGAGCGCGACGTTGCCGGTTGCCGCCTCGGTCATTACCGCGTCGATTTCCTCGCGCGTCGCACCGGCGGGGAAGTCGAGCCACTTCACGCCGAACTTACCGAGCACGCGGCCGATCAGCGTCTCGGTCGCCGCATATAGCGGCCCCGAATGGACGATCGTGTCGCCCGGCTTGACCATCGCGAGGAACAACGTCGCGATCGCCGACATTCCCGACGAGAAAGCGAGCGCGTCCTCCGCCTCTTCCCAAACGCCGAGGCGATCCTCCAGGATCTCCTGGTTCGGCCCATTGAAGCGCGAATAGACGAGTCCCTCCGCGCCGCCCGGACGCTTGCCGGTGACGCCTTCGAAATGACGCTTGCCCGCCGCCGCGTTGGGGAACACGAACGTCGAGGTGAGAAAGATCGGCGGCTTGAGCGAGCCTTCCGACAGCGCCG from Sphingomonas faeni encodes:
- a CDS encoding cystathionine gamma-synthase family protein, with the protein product MSDTPNNANETEADLTGVAARVAPKPEVEKIGGRKLKPSTLMMGHGYDPALSEGSLKPPIFLTSTFVFPNAAAGKRHFEGVTGKRPGGAEGLVYSRFNGPNQEILEDRLGVWEEAEDALAFSSGMSAIATLFLAMVKPGDTIVHSGPLYAATETLIGRVLGKFGVKWLDFPAGATREEIDAVMTEAATGNVALIYLESPANPTNALVDVEAVAASRDAIFKGEKPPIAIDNTFLGPLWFQPLKHGADIVVYSLTKYVGGHSDLVAGGVLGTKEHINTIRTMRNTIGTITDPNTAWMLLRSLETLELRMSRAGENAAKVCGFLRHHPKVERVAYLGFLEDEPGMERQADIYRRHCTGGGSTFSLYLKGGERESFAFLDALMIAKLAVSLGGTETLASHPAGMTHLSVPDARKQALGITDNLVRISIGVEDPDDLIADFEQALETI